Sequence from the Melioribacteraceae bacterium 4301-Me genome:
GGCAGATGGGGATTCATTTGATGATGCGTTATCGGATTATGGGACGAGGACATGGTGGTTTAGAGAAAATCAAGGTGGCCCTGCTACACCTTGGGCTTATTTAAGTCCTGTTGATTTTGTTACAGGTGTCGAAGAAGCAAACCAATCTGTTCCATTGGAATTTAAGATAATAGGTAATTATCCTAATCCATTTAATCCATCTACAAAAATTAGATATTCACTTCCTTCTTCGGGTGATATAACAATTAATATTTATAACATCTTAGGCCAGAGGGTTTTCTCAAAAAATCTTCTGAATTTGAGCAAGGGTTATCACGATTTTGAATTTAATGCTAACACTTTTGCTTCAGGAGTTTATTTTTACCAGATTATATATAGAAATGGAATTACAGGCCAAATAACAAATAGTAACACAGGAAAAATGTTACTGCTTAAGTAAGATATTGGTTATTGGTGTTTAATTGGAGAGGCGTTAGAATGCCTCTCCTTTTGTTAATTTCTAAGATGAGGTTAAAATGAACAAGACTGTTAAAAAGCAGACTTTTCATAAAATTAGATTTTTACTGTTAGCCGTGATAATGTTGTTTACTTATGATTATTTATCTGCACAAACAACTGGTAAATTAGCAGGCAGAGTGGTTGATGAAAATGGTCAGCCTTTAATAGGTACCAATGTTATCGTTTTAGAAACGACCGCTGGTGCATCAACCGATTTAGATGGTTATTATTCAATTATTAACTTAAGAGCGGGCACTTATAAAATTAAGTTTCAGTATATTGGCTATCAGAGTAAAGTTTATGAGAATGTAAGAATAACCTCTGACCAAACCACTCAATTAAATGTTACACTTACACCAGAAGCTGTTCAGGGACAGGAGGTAGTTGTAGTTGCTCAAAGGCCAATTGTTAATTTCAATGAAACAAGTTCTGTAGTTTCAGTTAATAAGGAAGAAATTAAAAATCTGCCTCTGCAAAGTCTTAATGAAATAGTAAATTTACAGGCTGGTGTAATTGATGGGCATTTTAGGGGTGGAAGAATTGGTGAGGTACAATACCAAGTTGATGGTGTTAGTGTTGTTAATCCTTATGATAATTCTTCTACTCTTACTTTAGATAAATCAATTCTGGAAGAAGTCCAGGTTATAAGCGGTACATTCGATGCAAAATACGGGCAAGCAATGTCTGGAGTTGTTAATGCAGTATTAAGAAGCGGTGGTGATAGATTTCAATTTTCAGGAGAAATTTACGGCGGAGATTATTTTACCACGGATACAAAACGGTACCCCCATAATAATACTTATAATCCCACAGGTATAAGAAATTTACAATTAACCCTAAGTGGTCCAACAGGCATTAGCAATACATCATTTTTGATTAGTGGTAGAAGGTTTTTAGATGATGGCTATTTGTTTGGTGTTAGAAAATTTTTACCTACTGATAAAAATAATTTTGAGCAGAAAATTTTTAATCCGACCGGTGATAATAAATTGGTTCCAATGCAGTACTATAAAGAATGGAGTGGACAGTTTAAGCTTACAAATAAATCTATTCCTAATGTTGAACTTAGTTAT
This genomic interval carries:
- a CDS encoding T9SS type A sorting domain-containing protein; amino-acid sequence: ADGDSFDDALSDYGTRTWWFRENQGGPATPWAYLSPVDFVTGVEEANQSVPLEFKIIGNYPNPFNPSTKIRYSLPSSGDITINIYNILGQRVFSKNLLNLSKGYHDFEFNANTFASGVYFYQIIYRNGITGQITNSNTGKMLLLK